One Gemmatimonadota bacterium DNA window includes the following coding sequences:
- a CDS encoding sigma-54-dependent Fis family transcriptional regulator — translation MERILIAEDDRNTREGLVELLSGEGYEVTGVADGEQAYETARNGQFDVLLTDMKMPRVNGLNLIKRMTGTSPETSIIMMTAFATVETAVKAMRDGAFTYLTKPVKLEELLATIEGALQEKKNRRRTNTSPRPSSIPDPDIIGESAQIRDIFDRVEKVARANTTVLLLGESGTGKSLIARAIHARSYRKEHPFVDVSCASIPESLLESELFGTEKGAYTGALSTTRKGYFERAAGGTIFLDEIGEVSGAVQVKLLRVLQERRFERLGGTEPLHIDVRVIAATNRNLEDAVAEGRYRQDLYYRLNVLPIVVPPLREHRNDIPPLIDYFIRKYTRENGLGDKYISEEALEICTRYDWPGNIREVENAIESAVVLSDGERILPEHLPGFPHAHATEAAAGPVQGSLKDSRGQAEKRLIQQALLESGGNRTRAAEALGVTVRTIQYKIKKYGLQ, via the coding sequence ATGGAACGCATCCTGATCGCGGAAGACGACCGGAACACCCGTGAGGGGCTGGTCGAGTTGCTGTCGGGCGAGGGGTACGAAGTCACGGGGGTGGCGGACGGGGAACAGGCCTATGAAACGGCCCGTAACGGCCAATTCGACGTCTTGCTCACGGACATGAAAATGCCCCGGGTCAACGGCCTGAACCTGATCAAGCGCATGACCGGCACTTCGCCGGAAACGAGTATCATCATGATGACGGCCTTCGCCACCGTGGAGACGGCCGTCAAGGCCATGCGCGACGGCGCCTTTACCTATCTGACCAAGCCGGTAAAGTTAGAGGAATTGCTCGCCACCATAGAAGGCGCGCTGCAGGAGAAGAAGAACCGGCGGCGCACAAATACATCACCCAGACCGTCTTCCATCCCCGACCCGGACATCATCGGCGAGAGCGCCCAGATCAGGGACATCTTCGACCGGGTGGAGAAGGTCGCCAGGGCCAATACCACGGTCCTGCTGCTCGGTGAAAGCGGTACGGGCAAAAGCCTGATCGCCCGGGCGATCCACGCCAGAAGCTACCGGAAGGAACATCCTTTCGTGGATGTGAGTTGCGCCTCCATTCCCGAAAGCCTGCTGGAAAGCGAACTCTTCGGGACCGAAAAAGGGGCGTACACCGGCGCACTGAGCACGACGCGCAAGGGGTATTTCGAGCGGGCGGCCGGCGGGACGATCTTTCTGGACGAAATCGGCGAGGTCAGCGGGGCCGTCCAGGTCAAGCTGCTGCGCGTGCTGCAGGAACGCCGGTTCGAACGACTCGGCGGCACGGAACCGCTGCATATCGACGTCCGGGTGATCGCGGCCACCAACCGCAACCTGGAGGACGCGGTCGCCGAGGGGCGTTACCGGCAGGACCTCTACTACCGCCTGAACGTCCTGCCCATCGTGGTGCCGCCCCTTCGAGAGCACCGGAACGACATCCCGCCGCTCATCGACTACTTCATCCGGAAGTACACGCGGGAGAACGGCCTCGGCGACAAATATATCTCCGAGGAAGCCCTGGAGATCTGCACGAGGTACGACTGGCCCGGGAACATCCGGGAAGTGGAGAACGCCATCGAGAGCGCCGTCGTATTGAGTGACGGAGAACGCATCCTGCCGGAACATCTGCCCGGCTTTCCCCACGCGCACGCGACCGAAGCGGCCGCGGGCCCCGTTCAGGGGTCGCTCAAGGACTCCAGGGGACAGGCCGAAAAACGCCTCATCCAACAGGCGCTGCTGGAATCCGGCGGAAACCGGACGCGCGCGGCGGAGGCCCTCGGCGTCACGGTCAGGACCATCCAGTACAAGATCAAGAAATATGGTCTTCAGTAA
- a CDS encoding HAMP domain-containing protein, whose product MFPINLREGLWPRLLVSHIALATIPVLIVGLLLLATARRSIEDTVADGNLEVARRASNEIRLYIEQAQRVIDLAADNMDMIDATDAMYQQLIDNLVIRQDFLSELSVLDIAGSERLTTRLEGPLRARPDLALPPADGTTISPVFIADDGLPAVTITVAVRRLDEHTGYLAARVSLKDMWDLVDNIQLGEGQREGFGNAYVATGNGRLIAHPERERVYRQDDLSGSPVGTALGEQQSGTLVYTGASGEMVAAFATVTPIGWKVVIEQPADRAFARSRDMIVGISVLMVISAAVASLIGVLVVRKIVRPIYELVRGAQLFARGKLTHTIETPGHGELTTLAREFNQMARELLEKERRLKQAERLATLSKFATILSHEIRNPLNSMIINLRILKRDMEKQNGDLDKPGGHYEKVISEIWRIDSLVENFLNYARPPELVPYPHDINEVLDEVVATHQGTAQERGVRIDTLYRNGELPVSVDVNQIKQVFLNIMLNAFDAMEAGGTLTISTEQAPPRNRGDLTLEGFGVSPQVHIKFEDTGRGIDPDRLDRIFEVYYTSKSTGTGLGLPIAQQIVEKHGGVISVESTPGQGTAFTLTLPALKAEVAEPSAGKEGTEVIHGTHPDRGRRPEHP is encoded by the coding sequence ATGTTTCCCATAAACTTACGAGAAGGATTGTGGCCACGGCTGCTCGTGTCCCATATCGCGCTGGCCACCATTCCGGTGCTGATCGTCGGACTGCTTCTGCTCGCGACGGCCCGCCGTTCGATTGAGGACACGGTAGCGGACGGCAACCTCGAGGTCGCGCGACGGGCGAGTAACGAGATCCGCTTGTATATCGAACAGGCGCAACGCGTGATCGACCTCGCCGCGGACAACATGGACATGATCGACGCGACGGACGCGATGTACCAGCAGTTGATCGACAACCTGGTCATCCGTCAGGACTTCCTCAGCGAACTGTCCGTGCTTGACATTGCGGGAAGCGAAAGGCTGACCACGCGGCTCGAAGGGCCGTTGCGGGCACGGCCGGACCTGGCGCTTCCTCCGGCGGACGGCACCACGATCTCCCCGGTGTTCATTGCGGACGACGGCCTGCCCGCGGTGACGATCACCGTGGCAGTGAGGCGTCTCGACGAGCACACGGGTTATCTCGCGGCGCGGGTGAGCCTTAAGGATATGTGGGACCTGGTGGACAACATTCAACTGGGGGAGGGACAACGAGAAGGATTCGGCAACGCCTACGTCGCGACCGGGAACGGCCGCCTGATTGCCCATCCGGAACGGGAAAGGGTGTACCGCCAGGACGATTTGTCCGGCTCTCCCGTCGGCACGGCGCTGGGTGAACAGCAGAGCGGCACGCTGGTCTACACCGGGGCGTCAGGCGAGATGGTCGCCGCCTTCGCGACCGTCACGCCGATCGGGTGGAAAGTCGTCATCGAACAACCGGCGGACCGGGCCTTCGCCAGGTCGCGGGACATGATCGTGGGCATCAGCGTACTCATGGTGATCAGCGCGGCGGTCGCTTCGCTGATCGGTGTTCTCGTCGTCCGAAAAATCGTCCGCCCGATCTACGAACTGGTGCGCGGCGCGCAGTTGTTCGCCCGGGGCAAGCTGACCCATACCATAGAAACGCCGGGCCATGGCGAACTGACGACACTGGCCCGGGAGTTCAACCAGATGGCCCGCGAGTTGCTGGAGAAGGAACGCCGCCTGAAACAGGCCGAGAGACTGGCGACGCTGAGCAAGTTCGCCACCATCCTCTCCCACGAGATCCGGAATCCGCTCAATTCCATGATCATCAACCTCAGGATTCTCAAGCGGGATATGGAGAAGCAGAACGGCGATCTGGATAAACCGGGCGGGCACTATGAGAAGGTGATTTCGGAAATATGGCGTATCGACAGTCTCGTCGAGAACTTCCTGAACTACGCCCGGCCGCCCGAACTGGTGCCTTACCCTCACGACATCAACGAGGTGCTCGACGAAGTCGTCGCCACCCACCAGGGCACGGCACAGGAACGGGGCGTCCGCATCGACACCCTTTACCGGAACGGCGAACTGCCGGTATCGGTCGATGTCAACCAGATCAAGCAGGTGTTCCTGAATATCATGCTGAATGCTTTCGACGCCATGGAGGCCGGGGGCACGCTTACGATCTCCACGGAACAGGCGCCGCCCCGCAACCGCGGTGACCTGACCCTGGAAGGCTTCGGCGTAAGCCCCCAGGTCCACATTAAATTCGAAGATACGGGAAGGGGTATTGATCCCGACCGGCTGGATCGTATATTCGAGGTGTACTACACGTCCAAGTCGACCGGTACGGGCCTGGGCCTGCCCATCGCCCAGCAGATCGTGGAAAAACACGGGGGCGTGATCTCGGTCGAAAGCACACCCGGCCAGGGGACGGCCTTCACGCTGACCCTGCCGGCGCTGAAAGCGGAAGTCGCCGAGCCTTCCGCCGGAAAAGAGGGAACAGAGGTCATTCATGGAACGCATCCTGATCGCGGAAGACGACCGGAACACCCGTGA
- a CDS encoding MarR family transcriptional regulator, producing the protein MMQRKPTTGPEGELIERFVNSVEHLNRLMFSGRITELRRLHVNTHQMNTLFLLGYFGPLKMSSIAGELGTSIAHTTIIVKNLVQKEYVKRGTSPTDRRLIICELTDLGREASEMFLHHARQRAMQIAERWDAESLESVVNSLELLWQTEDEVLKSAEANSKQQTPGPGLEPG; encoded by the coding sequence ATGATGCAGAGAAAACCGACAACAGGCCCGGAAGGCGAACTGATCGAAAGGTTCGTAAATTCGGTTGAACATCTGAATCGCTTGATGTTCAGCGGTCGTATCACAGAACTCCGACGCCTGCACGTGAATACGCACCAGATGAACACCCTGTTCCTGCTGGGATACTTCGGCCCGTTGAAGATGAGTTCTATCGCGGGCGAACTGGGCACTTCGATCGCCCACACGACGATCATAGTGAAGAACCTGGTTCAAAAGGAGTACGTTAAGCGAGGCACGAGTCCGACCGACCGCAGGCTGATTATTTGTGAACTGACTGATCTCGGCAGGGAAGCTTCGGAAATGTTCCTGCATCACGCGCGACAGCGAGCGATGCAGATCGCGGAGAGGTGGGACGCGGAGAGTCTGGAGTCCGTGGTGAATTCGTTGGAGTTGTTGTGGCAAACCGAAGATGAAGTACTGAAATCAGCAGAAGCAAATTCAAAGCAGCAAACTCCGGGGCCAGGACTCGAACCTGGATAG
- a CDS encoding PLP-dependent transferase produces the protein MPRNKKGLSTRSVHGGEHRDKPFSSVTNPIVQTSTYVFQNTRELIEYTTGEVDREEYGRYGNPTKSVAERKIAELEGGEDAALFSSGMSAFTSVLLAMLSSGAHVIVMDECYRRSRQFCRQILPRYNIDVTFVKTGDYDELASSITSKTRLIVSESPTNPYLNVIDLEKVVEIADRHRVKVLIDGTFATPYNQKPLEFGIDLVLHSATKYLGGHNDLLSGAVVGSAPLIAAVREFRDVTGGIVDPHGAYLLIRGLKTFALRMEQHNANGLAVARFLEGHPRIRKTYYPGLESHAGHEIARRQMSGFGGVVSFEVDGDMDTTIRFIDAVRIPYIAPSLGGVESLIEQPAIMSFYEMDRSERLEIGIKDELVRFSVGIENADDLIADLDQALGQI, from the coding sequence ATGCCGCGTAACAAGAAGGGACTGTCCACCCGTTCCGTGCATGGCGGGGAACACCGCGACAAGCCGTTTTCGTCGGTGACCAATCCCATCGTCCAGACTTCCACCTACGTCTTCCAGAATACCCGGGAGTTGATCGAATACACGACGGGTGAGGTCGACCGGGAGGAATACGGACGCTACGGCAACCCCACCAAGTCGGTGGCGGAGCGCAAGATCGCCGAGCTGGAAGGCGGTGAGGACGCCGCTCTGTTCTCTTCGGGGATGAGCGCTTTCACTTCTGTGCTGCTCGCCATGCTATCCTCGGGCGCCCACGTGATCGTCATGGACGAGTGCTACCGGCGCAGCCGCCAGTTCTGCCGGCAGATCCTCCCGCGGTACAACATCGACGTGACCTTCGTCAAGACGGGCGATTACGATGAACTGGCCTCGTCGATCACCTCGAAGACCCGGCTCATCGTATCCGAATCTCCCACGAATCCGTACCTGAACGTGATCGACCTGGAGAAAGTCGTGGAGATCGCCGACCGGCACCGGGTAAAGGTGCTGATCGACGGCACGTTCGCCACGCCCTACAACCAGAAGCCGCTGGAATTCGGGATCGACCTGGTTCTCCACAGCGCCACGAAGTACCTGGGCGGCCACAACGACCTGCTGTCCGGCGCCGTCGTGGGCAGCGCGCCGCTTATTGCCGCCGTCCGCGAATTCCGCGACGTCACGGGGGGCATCGTCGATCCGCACGGCGCGTACCTGCTGATCCGCGGCCTGAAGACCTTCGCCCTGCGCATGGAACAGCACAACGCGAACGGCCTGGCCGTCGCCCGTTTCCTGGAAGGCCATCCGCGCATCCGGAAGACGTACTATCCCGGACTGGAAAGCCACGCGGGCCATGAAATCGCGCGCAGGCAGATGAGCGGTTTCGGCGGCGTGGTGAGCTTCGAGGTCGACGGCGACATGGATACGACTATCCGCTTCATCGACGCGGTGCGCATCCCCTACATCGCGCCGAGCCTGGGCGGTGTGGAGAGCCTGATCGAGCAGCCCGCCATCATGTCCTTCTATGAAATGGACCGGTCCGAGCGCCTCGAGATCGGCATCAAGGACGAACTCGTCCGGTTTTCCGTGGGGATCGAAAACGCCGACGATCTGATCGCAGACCTGGACCAGGCCCTGGGACAGATCTAG
- a CDS encoding methylmalonyl-CoA mutase, giving the protein MKRKPKEAENGGRPLRKPSFTNISGSPVEGLYTAGRQSGTGYLRDEGYPGQYPYTRGIHASLYRGRPWTIRQFSGFGSAADSNDRFKFLLEQGQNGLSVAFDVPTLMGLDSDHPSSAGEVGVCGVAVDTLEDIETLFTGIPLDRISTSMTINAPAAVLLAMYLALAEKRGIPWTGLRGTLQNDILKEYIAQKEWICPPASAVGFVSDTVVFCTERVPQWNPVSISGYHIREAGATAAQELAFTLADGFAYVDACMASGLEVDRFASRLSFFFNAHIDFFEEIAKFRAARRIWARHMRRRYGARSERSWMLRFHTQTAGCSLTAQQPENNIVRTAVEALSAVLGGTQSLHTNALDEAYALPSEKAARIAVRTQQIIAHETGVTDTVDPLGGSYYVESLTNRLEEEAEAYFKKIDGFGGMVGAIEAGFPQREIMAAANRYQAEIEDRERIITGVNDFVAPEDRDLETLRIDPRIEREQRSRLDAVRRRRDDPAAGHALDVLGTALRNGENIMPPMLAAVKAYATLGEIVGVMQEVHGLYEEPAAY; this is encoded by the coding sequence ATGAAAAGAAAGCCGAAGGAAGCTGAAAACGGGGGGCGGCCCCTGCGCAAGCCTTCCTTCACCAATATCTCCGGGTCTCCCGTGGAAGGGTTGTATACGGCCGGCCGGCAGTCCGGCACCGGTTATCTGCGCGACGAAGGATACCCGGGGCAGTACCCCTACACGCGCGGGATCCACGCTTCCCTGTACCGGGGCAGGCCCTGGACCATCCGGCAGTTCTCCGGCTTCGGTTCCGCGGCCGATTCCAACGACCGTTTCAAGTTTCTCCTGGAACAGGGCCAGAACGGCCTGTCGGTGGCATTCGACGTACCCACGCTGATGGGGCTGGATTCGGACCACCCGTCCTCCGCGGGCGAAGTGGGCGTCTGCGGGGTCGCCGTCGACACGCTGGAAGATATAGAGACCCTGTTTACCGGCATCCCGCTTGACCGGATCAGCACGTCCATGACCATCAACGCCCCGGCCGCCGTGCTGCTGGCCATGTACCTGGCCCTGGCGGAGAAAAGAGGCATACCCTGGACCGGGTTGCGGGGCACGCTGCAAAACGACATCTTGAAAGAATACATCGCGCAGAAGGAGTGGATCTGCCCGCCGGCCTCCGCGGTTGGGTTCGTATCCGATACGGTGGTTTTCTGCACGGAGCGCGTACCCCAGTGGAACCCCGTCAGCATCAGCGGGTACCATATCCGGGAGGCGGGCGCGACGGCCGCCCAGGAACTGGCCTTCACATTGGCGGACGGATTTGCCTACGTCGACGCCTGCATGGCCTCCGGCCTCGAAGTCGACCGCTTCGCGTCCCGGCTTTCCTTCTTCTTCAACGCCCACATCGATTTCTTCGAAGAGATCGCCAAGTTCCGCGCCGCCAGGAGGATCTGGGCGCGCCACATGCGCCGGCGGTACGGCGCCCGGTCCGAGCGATCCTGGATGCTGCGCTTCCACACCCAGACCGCCGGGTGCAGCCTGACCGCCCAGCAGCCGGAGAACAACATCGTGCGCACGGCCGTCGAAGCGCTGTCCGCGGTGCTGGGCGGCACCCAGTCGCTGCATACCAACGCGCTGGACGAAGCCTACGCGCTGCCCTCGGAAAAGGCGGCCCGCATCGCCGTGCGGACCCAGCAGATCATCGCCCATGAAACCGGCGTGACCGACACGGTCGATCCATTGGGAGGATCTTACTACGTCGAGTCCCTGACGAACCGGCTGGAAGAGGAGGCCGAGGCGTATTTCAAGAAGATCGACGGCTTCGGCGGCATGGTTGGGGCGATCGAAGCGGGCTTTCCCCAGCGCGAGATCATGGCCGCGGCCAACCGGTACCAGGCGGAGATCGAAGACCGGGAACGGATCATCACCGGCGTGAACGATTTCGTCGCCCCCGAGGACCGCGACCTGGAGACGCTTCGCATCGACCCCCGCATCGAAAGGGAACAGCGCAGCCGCCTCGACGCGGTGCGGCGGCGGAGAGACGACCCGGCGGCAGGGCACGCCCTCGATGTCCTGGGGACCGCGCTGCGGAACGGGGAGAATATCATGCCGCCCATGCTGGCCGCGGTGAAGGCCTACGCCACGCTGGGGGAGATCGTGGGCGTGATGCAGGAAGTGCACGGTCTGTACGAGGAACCCGCGGCCTATTGA
- a CDS encoding thiamine pyrophosphate-dependent dehydrogenase E1 component subunit alpha produces the protein MSESLELITTSSDEGTLPLPEPLCREIYDKMLTIRRFEEAVLEIYTQGLMRGLAHLYIGQEASAVGICSALNDDDYLTSTHRGHGHLIAKGGKVDRMMAEMMGKVDGYNRGKGGTMHIADMSLGILGANGIVGGGMGMATGAALSGKMRGSGQVAVCFFGDGAINQGAFLESANLASIWSLPVLFVCENNHYGEYTAASDVTAVREHVAERAAGFNMPATVVDGNDAVAVHQTAVEMVKRARAGEGPCLIENKTYRYRGHHVGDGDPEKTYRTQEETDTWLAKDPIPRFARRMLKAGMVDETELETIDADITKRVEDAVAFANESPYPTADEVTDHVYA, from the coding sequence ATGTCCGAATCCCTGGAGTTGATCACGACCTCCAGCGACGAAGGAACGCTGCCGCTGCCCGAGCCGCTGTGCCGGGAAATCTACGACAAAATGCTGACTATTCGGCGTTTCGAGGAGGCCGTTCTGGAGATCTACACCCAGGGCCTGATGCGCGGCCTGGCGCACCTGTACATCGGCCAGGAAGCCTCGGCCGTGGGCATCTGCTCGGCGTTGAACGACGACGATTACCTCACCAGCACCCACCGGGGCCACGGCCACCTGATCGCCAAGGGCGGCAAGGTGGACCGCATGATGGCGGAAATGATGGGCAAGGTCGACGGCTACAACCGCGGCAAGGGCGGCACCATGCACATCGCCGACATGAGCCTGGGCATCCTGGGCGCCAACGGCATCGTCGGAGGCGGCATGGGCATGGCGACCGGCGCGGCCCTGAGCGGAAAGATGCGCGGTTCCGGGCAAGTGGCCGTGTGCTTCTTCGGCGACGGCGCCATCAACCAGGGCGCTTTCCTGGAATCCGCCAACCTGGCTTCCATCTGGTCGCTGCCCGTCCTGTTCGTCTGTGAAAACAACCACTATGGAGAATATACGGCCGCCAGCGACGTAACGGCCGTCCGGGAACACGTGGCCGAACGGGCCGCGGGGTTCAACATGCCGGCCACGGTGGTGGACGGCAACGACGCCGTTGCGGTGCACCAGACCGCGGTGGAGATGGTAAAGCGGGCCCGGGCCGGCGAGGGGCCGTGCCTGATCGAGAACAAGACCTACCGGTACCGTGGGCACCACGTGGGCGACGGCGACCCGGAAAAAACCTACCGGACCCAGGAGGAGACGGACACCTGGCTCGCGAAAGATCCCATTCCCCGCTTCGCCCGGCGCATGCTGAAGGCGGGCATGGTCGACGAGACGGAACTTGAAACCATCGACGCAGACATCACGAAAAGGGTGGAAGACGCCGTGGCCTTCGCCAACGAATCCCCCTATCCCACGGCCGACGAGGTGACCGACCATGTCTACGCCTGA
- a CDS encoding alpha-ketoacid dehydrogenase subunit beta produces MSTPERVITYGEAVREAIAEEMRRDETVFFMGEDVAAAGGVFKVTVGLLDEFGEDRVRDTPISEAGIMGAGVGAALTGMRPIVEIMFGDFITIAMDQIVNQAAKMCYMTGGQAKVPLTIRTTIGAGRSSAAQHSQSLQAWLSHIPGVKVAIPSTPADLKGLLKSSIRDDNPTVIYEDKMMYALKGPVPEDDDYTIPFGVADIKREGSDATLVATSSMVHTALKAADMLEKEGVSIEVVDPRTLSPLDMDTIIRSVEKTSRAVVVDEAYQSYGVTGELASRIADEAFDYLDAPVKRVGAMDVPVPFSPGLEPQTIPDEAKLVQTVQGLFHDVPV; encoded by the coding sequence ATGTCTACGCCTGAGCGTGTGATCACCTATGGCGAAGCAGTCCGCGAGGCCATCGCGGAGGAGATGCGGCGGGACGAGACCGTCTTCTTCATGGGAGAGGACGTGGCCGCCGCGGGCGGCGTATTCAAGGTCACCGTGGGGCTGCTCGACGAGTTCGGCGAAGACCGGGTGCGGGACACGCCCATTTCGGAAGCGGGCATCATGGGCGCCGGCGTGGGGGCCGCGCTGACGGGCATGCGGCCCATTGTCGAAATCATGTTCGGCGACTTCATCACCATAGCCATGGACCAGATCGTCAACCAGGCGGCCAAGATGTGTTACATGACCGGCGGACAGGCCAAAGTGCCGCTGACGATCCGGACCACGATCGGCGCGGGACGTTCCTCCGCGGCCCAGCACTCACAGAGCCTGCAGGCCTGGCTGTCCCACATACCCGGCGTCAAGGTGGCCATCCCCTCCACGCCGGCCGACCTGAAGGGCCTGCTCAAGTCCTCCATCCGCGACGACAACCCCACCGTCATCTACGAAGACAAGATGATGTACGCCCTGAAGGGGCCAGTGCCCGAAGACGACGACTACACCATACCCTTCGGCGTGGCCGACATAAAGCGGGAAGGGTCGGACGCGACCCTCGTCGCCACCTCGAGCATGGTGCATACCGCGCTCAAGGCCGCGGACATGCTGGAAAAGGAGGGCGTCAGCATCGAGGTGGTGGATCCCAGGACACTGTCCCCCCTCGATATGGACACGATCATACGTTCCGTCGAGAAGACCAGCCGCGCCGTGGTGGTCGACGAAGCCTACCAGAGCTACGGCGTCACGGGCGAACTGGCCTCCCGGATCGCCGACGAGGCCTTCGATTACCTGGACGCCCCCGTGAAGCGCGTGGGGGCCATGGACGTCCCCGTACCCTTCAGTCCCGGGCTGGAACCGCAGACCATTCCCGACGAGGCGAAACTGGTCCAGACCGTCCAGGGTCTGTTCCACGACGTCCCCGTATAG
- a CDS encoding dicarboxylate/amino acid:cation symporter produces MNLWRLPLHWKIIIGLILGLFYGILSAAMGWSRFTEDWISPFGDIFLNLLKVIAVPLVLGSLIMGVASLSDVRKLSRIGGRTIAIYILTTTVSVTIGLVMVNLLEPGTGVPQGLQEQLQAAYQTDAESDMERAETARERGPLQVFVDMTPDNIFGALSNNGRMLQVVFFSLLFGIALVLIPSDKSKPLVDFFSGLTSVIIQIVNMIMVVAPIGVFALIAKTINQVAQDDLSAVGELLGALGFYCLVVLLGLLIHGIITYPVMLKIFSNMKIGRFFRGIAPAQLLAFSSSSSGATLPVTMDVSQRNLGVSKEVSSFVLPLGATINMDGTALYQAVAAVFIAQALGLGLDMTAQLQIVLTAVLASIGTAAVPGAGIIMLIIILETIGVPAAGIALILGVDRILDMCRTAVNVTGDAAVATSVDAMEKRAAARQSA; encoded by the coding sequence ATGAACCTGTGGCGCCTTCCCCTGCACTGGAAGATCATCATCGGGTTGATTCTCGGATTGTTCTACGGGATCCTCTCCGCGGCCATGGGCTGGAGCCGGTTCACAGAGGACTGGATCTCGCCCTTCGGCGACATCTTCCTGAACCTGCTCAAGGTCATCGCCGTACCCCTCGTGCTGGGCTCGCTCATCATGGGCGTCGCCTCCCTGTCGGACGTGAGGAAACTGTCGCGCATCGGCGGCAGGACGATCGCCATTTACATCCTCACGACGACCGTCTCCGTGACTATCGGGCTCGTCATGGTCAATTTGCTCGAACCCGGGACGGGGGTGCCCCAGGGGTTGCAGGAACAGCTGCAGGCGGCCTACCAGACCGACGCGGAATCCGACATGGAACGGGCCGAAACGGCCAGGGAGCGGGGTCCGCTGCAGGTCTTCGTGGACATGACTCCCGATAACATCTTCGGCGCGCTGAGCAACAACGGGCGCATGCTCCAGGTCGTCTTCTTCTCACTCCTCTTCGGCATTGCCCTGGTACTGATCCCGTCCGACAAGAGCAAACCCCTGGTGGATTTCTTCTCAGGTCTCACGTCGGTCATCATCCAGATCGTGAACATGATCATGGTCGTCGCCCCGATCGGCGTCTTCGCCCTGATCGCCAAGACCATCAACCAGGTGGCCCAGGACGACCTGTCCGCCGTCGGTGAACTCCTTGGCGCCCTGGGCTTCTACTGCCTGGTGGTCCTCCTGGGGCTGCTGATCCACGGCATCATCACCTACCCGGTCATGCTCAAGATCTTCTCCAACATGAAAATCGGGCGGTTTTTCCGGGGGATCGCCCCGGCCCAGCTCCTGGCCTTCTCATCCAGTTCCAGCGGGGCCACGCTCCCGGTCACCATGGATGTGAGCCAACGGAATCTCGGGGTTTCAAAAGAGGTTTCGTCCTTCGTCCTGCCTCTCGGCGCCACGATCAACATGGACGGCACCGCGCTCTACCAGGCCGTGGCCGCCGTGTTCATCGCACAGGCCCTCGGTCTCGGGCTCGACATGACCGCCCAGTTGCAAATCGTCCTCACGGCCGTCCTCGCCTCCATCGGCACCGCCGCAGTGCCCGGCGCGGGCATCATCATGCTGATCATCATCCTGGAGACCATCGGCGTGCCGGCCGCGGGCATCGCGCTGATCCTCGGCGTCGACCGCATCCTCGACATGTGCCGCACCGCGGTGAACGTCACGGGCGACGCCGCCGTGGCGACCTCGGTGGACGCCATGGAGAAACGGGCGGCCGCCCGTCAGTCCGCGTAA